A stretch of Acropora palmata chromosome 9, jaAcrPala1.3, whole genome shotgun sequence DNA encodes these proteins:
- the LOC141891612 gene encoding zinc finger MYM-type protein 1-like, whose product MREGLLNKVRNQNIESNEAILPHIVDAACLCAVQQIPFRGHRDDKIQFKQEPTDNEGNFTTIIRLLAKSNPGLKDHLENGPQNARYTSKSLQNEVIAVMANLIRDYFCQCFEKCPHFSLIADETTSHGQEILSVCLRFLDFVEDPCWPIKREVLIDLCDLTSTTGKAIATRLTESLKKHKIDIANCRGQAYDTTSSMSSSKKGVEAEIAKCAPDADSQGCCLHALNLAICHACEIRPIQNMMDS is encoded by the coding sequence ATGCGAGAAGGGCTATTAAACAAAGTAAGaaatcaaaatattgaaaGTAATGAGGCCATACTGCCCCATATCGTCGACGCTGCTTGCTTATGCGCAGTGCAGCAGATTCCTTTTAGAGGACACAGAGATGACAAAATACAGTTTAAGCAAGAGCCTACCGACAATGAGGGCAACTTTACCACCATCATTCGTTTATTAGCTAAAAGTAACCCTGGTCTCAAGGATCACCTTGAAAATGGCCCACAGAATGCCCGCTATACAAGTAAGAGCCTCCAAAACGAAGTAATAGCAGTAATGGCCAACTTAATTCGTGACTACTTTTGTCAATGTTTTGAGAAGTGtccccatttttctttaattgcTGATGAGACGACATCCCATGGGCAAGAAATTTTGTCAGTGTGCCTTCGATTTCTGGATTTTGTCGAGGATCCATGCTGGCCAATAAAGCGTGAAGTGCTCATCGACTTGTGTGACCTCACTAGCACTACTGGGAAGGCCATAGCCACGCGACTCACAGAAAGCTTGAAAAAGCATAAGATTGATATAGCTAATTGCAGAGGTCAGGCTTATGACACGACATCATCCATGAGTTCAAGCAAAAAAGGTGTTGAAGCCGAAATCGCCAAATGTGCACCCGACGCTGACTCTCAAGGATGCTGCCTGCATGCATTGAATCTTGCAATTTGTCATGCTTGCGAAATAAGACCGATACAAAACATGATGGACAGTTGA
- the LOC141891611 gene encoding 52 kDa repressor of the inhibitor of the protein kinase-like produces MRPLVSALQGRLVEVYFGFKKVEEVMNSYTDIRSGIDKWFEHLYTKVLRLSELVGSAEEQPRVNRRGTTPAETAKEYWKHAVAIPFSDIVSSELKSRFSHEKRAHYDLCALVPELISKKDENAVTSLLNVLKEKWEHILPLPAAFESELFRWSNHWKRQEAKPDESVTSIMASHADGIFFPNIRELLKILAVLPIGSTEAERSFSCLCRLHTWPF; encoded by the coding sequence ATGAGACCACTTGTTAGTGCACTCCAAGGTCGCCTCGTAGAAGTCTATTTTGGCTTCAAAAAAGTGGAGGAGGTCATGAATTCTTATACTGACATTCGGAGTGGCATAGATAAGTGGTTCGAGCATTTGTACACGAAAGTTTTGCGTCTTTCAGAGTTGGTTGGATCGGCTGAAGAGCAACCACGTGTTAATCGTAGGGGTACCACTCCAGCAGAAACGGCTAAGGAGTATTGGAAGCACGCTGTCGCAATACCGTTTTCAGACATAGTTTCATCAGAATTGAAGTCCCGTTTCAGCCACGAAAAGCGAGCTCATTATGATCTGTGTGCCCTCGTGCCAGAGCTAATCAgcaaaaaagatgaaaacgcTGTAACTAGCCTTCTCAACGTTCTGAAAGAGAAATGGGAGCATATTCTTCCGCTACCTGCGGCATTTGAAAGTGAGCTGTTTCGCTGGTCGAATCATTGGAAGAGGCAAGAAGCTAAGCCAGATGAATCCGTTACATCCATTATGGCTAGCCATGCAGATGGTATTTTCTTCCCCAATATACGTGAGCTGCTAAAGATTCTGGCTGTCTTACCTATTGGAAGCACCGAGGCCGAAAGGTCATTCTCCTGTCTCTGCAGACTCCACACCTGGCCTTTTTAG
- the LOC141891610 gene encoding uncharacterized protein LOC141891610, whose amino-acid sequence MVQDFLNCHGSGILMKVGVCLQGVSNRAAKKVLRKYYRPLLNVMEEENYAVVAAVPDFFISQCMLLETQGTLPTLVTGMASNHLVAEHVVLVQKRCQWQQWQRKND is encoded by the exons ATGGTGCAAGATTTTCTGAATTGTCATGGTTCTGGAATCCTTATGAAAGTTGGTGTTTGCCTGCAAGGTGTATCAAACAGGGCTGCAAAAAAAGTTCTGAGGAAGTATTACAGGCCCCTGCTCAACGTGATGGAAGAAGAGAATTACGCTGTGGTGGCTGCTGTACCAGATTTCTTTATCAGCCAGTGTATGTTACTGGAGACTCAAGGAACATTGCCTACATTG gtCACTGGGATGGCTTCCAACCATTTGGTAGCAGAACACGTAGTACTG GTGCAAAAGAGATGTCAGTGGCAACAATGGCAAAGGAAGAACGATTAA